Proteins co-encoded in one Nonlabens agnitus genomic window:
- a CDS encoding nuclear transport factor 2 family protein: MSAAAKKLVTSFFESDAFKQKEVYEQYIHSDLQVYWHSSTGYNVYDFTSYWELIESASLSYESLRYDVSHILSEKDEVAVRYTLYTRTIENPGEEVPIGYFISIWKIEDGKLKTCHQTSHPAI; encoded by the coding sequence ATGTCAGCAGCGGCAAAAAAGTTAGTAACCTCGTTCTTTGAATCAGACGCCTTCAAACAAAAGGAAGTTTACGAGCAATATATTCACAGTGATCTACAGGTGTACTGGCATTCCAGTACAGGCTACAACGTCTATGATTTCACTAGTTATTGGGAATTAATTGAGTCTGCATCATTATCTTATGAAAGTTTGAGATATGATGTGAGCCATATTTTAAGTGAGAAGGATGAAGTTGCCGTGCGGTACACATTATATACAAGAACTATTGAAAATCCTGGTGAAGAAGTTCCCATAGGATATTTTATAAGCATCTGGAAGATTGAAGATGGAAAGTTGAAAACTTGCCATCAAACCAGTCACCCAGCTATTTAA
- a CDS encoding UDP-3-O-(3-hydroxymyristoyl)glucosamine N-acyltransferase — protein MKFSTTYTLSEIASILGCDFVGAPDFPVTGMNEIHVVTPGDIVFVDHPKYYDKALNSAATIILINKKVDCPEGKALLISDDPFRDFNVLTKKFRPFIAFAKANQPAYKIGKNSIVQPNVFIADGVEIGDNCVIHSNVSINNDCIIGDNVIIHSGTVIGTDAFYYKRRPDGYDKLLSNGRVIIEDNVEIGALCTIDRGVSGDTTIGYGSKIDNQVHIGHDTVLGKHVLIASQVGISGCVVIEDDAKLWGQAGVRSDVTIGKGAEVFAQSGISKDVPSGSSVFGSPAGNSKEKFKELAAVRMLPNFMKNNK, from the coding sequence TTGAAGTTCTCAACTACATACACATTAAGCGAAATAGCATCCATTTTGGGATGCGATTTTGTGGGTGCTCCAGATTTTCCTGTGACTGGCATGAATGAAATTCATGTGGTGACTCCAGGCGACATTGTTTTTGTGGACCATCCCAAATATTACGATAAAGCCCTAAACAGTGCCGCTACCATCATTTTGATCAATAAAAAAGTAGACTGTCCGGAAGGCAAGGCGCTGCTTATATCAGATGACCCATTTCGGGATTTCAATGTGCTTACTAAGAAATTTAGACCTTTTATCGCTTTCGCGAAAGCGAACCAACCAGCCTACAAAATTGGTAAAAATAGTATCGTGCAACCTAACGTCTTCATTGCAGATGGCGTTGAAATAGGCGATAACTGTGTCATTCATAGCAATGTCTCCATCAATAACGATTGTATAATTGGTGATAATGTGATCATACATTCTGGAACCGTCATTGGTACTGATGCGTTTTACTACAAAAGACGACCAGATGGATACGACAAGCTATTAAGCAACGGTCGTGTTATTATAGAGGACAATGTGGAAATAGGGGCACTTTGTACCATTGATCGCGGCGTAAGCGGTGATACGACGATAGGTTATGGTTCAAAAATCGACAATCAAGTTCATATAGGTCACGATACTGTTTTAGGTAAACATGTCTTGATCGCCAGTCAGGTGGGTATATCGGGTTGCGTGGTTATTGAAGATGATGCTAAATTATGGGGTCAAGCCGGTGTTCGCAGCGATGTAACGATAGGTAAAGGAGCAGAGGTTTTTGCCCAAAGCGGTATTTCCAAGGATGTCCCTTCGGGAAGTAGTGTTTTTGGTAGTCCAGCAGGAAATTCCAAAGAAAAGTTTAAAGAGTTGGCTGCTGTTCGTATGCTGCCTAACTTTATGAAAAATAACAAATAA
- the efp gene encoding elongation factor P, with protein sequence MASTSDIRKGLCIRYNNDIYKIIEFLHVKPGKGPAFVRTKLKSVTSGKVLDNTFSAGHKIEDIRVESQKFQYLYNDGEFYHFMNTDDYSQIRLLESSLDTPELLKEGENVTIQINTEDNSPLSVDMPQYVVLEVTATEPGLKGNTATNATKPATVETGATVNVPLFINEGDIIRIDTEKGSYQERMKQ encoded by the coding sequence ATGGCATCAACAAGCGACATTAGAAAAGGATTGTGCATTAGGTACAACAACGACATTTATAAAATCATAGAGTTTCTTCACGTGAAGCCAGGTAAAGGACCGGCATTCGTGAGAACCAAGCTTAAAAGCGTGACGTCAGGAAAAGTGCTGGACAATACTTTTTCTGCTGGACACAAAATTGAAGACATTAGAGTCGAGTCCCAAAAATTTCAATATCTCTACAATGATGGTGAATTCTATCATTTCATGAATACAGACGATTATTCACAAATCAGATTGTTGGAGAGCTCTCTGGATACACCAGAGCTTTTGAAAGAAGGTGAGAATGTGACGATCCAGATCAATACAGAGGATAACTCGCCACTTTCCGTAGACATGCCTCAATACGTAGTGCTTGAAGTAACGGCTACAGAGCCTGGGCTTAAGGGTAACACGGCGACAAATGCTACAAAACCAGCTACTGTAGAGACTGGTGCAACGGTAAACGTACCTTTGTTTATCAATGAAGGTGACATCATCCGTATTGATACAGAGAAAGGCTCGTACCAGGAGCGCATGAAGCAATAA
- the lpxA gene encoding acyl-ACP--UDP-N-acetylglucosamine O-acyltransferase: protein MNQPLAYVHPGAKIAKNVVIEPFTTIHNDVIIGEGSWIGSNVTIMEGARIGKNVSIFPGAVISAIPQDKKFDDEDTQTIIGDGTTIRECVTINRGTSDRMKTIIGKNCWIMAYCHIAHDCIVGDNCIFSNNSTLAGHITVGDYVVLAGMAAVQQFCQVGSHAFVTGGSLVRKDVPPFVKAGREPLSYVGINSVGLRRRGFELEKIREIQDIFRILYQKNYNVTQAVEIIEAEMSATTERDEILEFIKNSKRGIMRGYVGSN, encoded by the coding sequence ATGAACCAACCCTTAGCATACGTACATCCAGGAGCTAAAATTGCCAAAAATGTCGTGATAGAACCTTTCACTACCATTCACAATGATGTTATCATTGGTGAAGGTTCGTGGATTGGTTCCAATGTGACCATTATGGAAGGCGCTCGTATAGGAAAGAACGTCAGTATTTTCCCTGGAGCAGTGATATCTGCCATCCCTCAAGACAAGAAGTTTGACGATGAGGATACACAGACCATCATAGGTGATGGGACTACTATAAGGGAATGCGTCACCATTAATAGAGGTACTTCTGATAGGATGAAAACCATCATCGGTAAAAACTGCTGGATCATGGCCTATTGCCATATTGCGCACGATTGTATCGTTGGTGACAATTGCATTTTTTCAAACAACAGCACGCTCGCTGGGCATATTACGGTAGGTGATTATGTGGTGCTAGCTGGAATGGCTGCTGTACAGCAATTTTGTCAAGTAGGTAGTCATGCATTTGTAACGGGTGGATCCTTGGTTCGTAAGGATGTTCCTCCATTTGTAAAAGCTGGCCGTGAACCTTTGAGCTACGTTGGGATCAATAGTGTAGGTTTGCGCCGCCGTGGATTTGAATTGGAAAAAATTCGTGAGATACAAGATATTTTCAGAATACTGTATCAAAAAAACTACAATGTAACCCAAGCGGTAGAGATCATCGAGGCAGAAATGAGTGCAACCACAGAACGTGACGAAATATTAGAATTTATTAAGAACTCAAAACGAGGTATCATGAGAGGATACGTCGGTAGTAACTAA
- a CDS encoding bifunctional UDP-3-O-[3-hydroxymyristoyl] N-acetylglucosamine deacetylase/3-hydroxyacyl-ACP dehydratase gives MTATEFKQTTIEKEVSLSGVGLHTGKSVKLNFKPAPADHGYAFQRIDLEGQPIIEALANYVTDTKRGTTLDKNGVQINTCEHVLAALVGLEIDNCLIEIDSSEPPIMDGSSKFFVEALEKAGKVELDVMRKEFVVKEVISYKDEETGSEILLMPADSYQITTMVDFGTKVLGTQNATLQKISNFKDDIASSRTFSFLHEIEMLLEHGLIQGGDLNNAIVYVDKELSQKTMDNLKKAFNKDNISVKPNGILDNLTLHHPNEAARHKLLDVIGDLALVGYRIRGKVIATKPGHFINTQFAKKLSKLIKKEIRDNVPQVDIHQEPLMDTVRIMEVLPHRPPFLLVDKIFKLTDTEVIGLKNVTMNEPFFVGHFPGQPVMPGVLIVEAMAQNGGILVLSTVPDPENYLTFFMKMDNVKFKRKVSPGDTLIFKAELISPIRRGIAHMQAYAYANGVLCAEAELMAQISKVK, from the coding sequence ATGACGGCAACAGAATTTAAGCAAACTACCATTGAAAAAGAGGTGTCGCTTAGTGGCGTAGGCCTGCATACGGGAAAATCCGTAAAACTTAATTTTAAACCTGCACCAGCAGATCATGGTTATGCCTTTCAAAGAATTGATTTAGAAGGACAACCTATCATTGAAGCTCTTGCTAATTATGTTACCGATACAAAAAGAGGGACAACGCTGGATAAAAATGGTGTGCAGATCAATACGTGCGAGCATGTACTTGCAGCTCTTGTAGGATTGGAAATTGACAATTGCTTGATAGAAATTGATAGCTCCGAGCCACCTATTATGGATGGTTCTTCAAAATTTTTCGTGGAAGCATTAGAAAAAGCTGGAAAAGTAGAGCTTGACGTGATGCGTAAAGAGTTTGTGGTTAAAGAGGTGATCTCTTACAAAGATGAAGAAACAGGTAGCGAGATTCTTCTCATGCCAGCCGATTCTTATCAAATCACTACCATGGTCGATTTTGGGACTAAAGTTTTGGGAACCCAAAATGCCACCTTACAAAAGATCTCCAATTTTAAAGATGATATTGCGAGTTCGAGAACCTTCAGTTTCTTACATGAGATTGAAATGCTATTGGAGCACGGCCTGATCCAAGGTGGCGACCTCAATAATGCGATCGTATATGTCGATAAGGAATTGTCTCAAAAAACCATGGACAATCTCAAGAAAGCATTCAACAAGGATAACATATCGGTTAAGCCTAATGGGATCTTGGATAACTTGACATTACATCATCCAAATGAGGCCGCTAGACATAAGTTGTTGGATGTTATAGGCGACTTGGCATTGGTAGGTTATAGAATACGAGGTAAGGTTATCGCTACTAAACCTGGTCATTTTATAAATACACAGTTCGCTAAAAAACTTTCCAAGCTTATCAAAAAAGAAATCAGGGACAATGTCCCTCAAGTAGATATTCATCAGGAACCATTGATGGATACAGTGAGAATTATGGAAGTTCTGCCACACAGACCTCCATTCCTTTTAGTAGATAAAATTTTCAAGTTGACTGATACTGAAGTTATAGGCTTGAAAAATGTCACTATGAACGAGCCGTTTTTTGTAGGTCATTTTCCAGGACAACCAGTAATGCCAGGTGTTCTCATTGTTGAGGCTATGGCACAAAATGGTGGTATTTTAGTCTTGAGTACCGTACCTGATCCTGAGAATTACCTCACGTTTTTCATGAAAATGGATAATGTAAAATTCAAAAGAAAGGTTTCTCCGGGTGATACACTAATTTTTAAAGCAGAGCTCATAAGCCCCATTCGTAGAGGAATCGCTCACATGCAAGCCTATGCTTATGCAAATGGAGTATTATGTGCAGAGGCTGAACTCATGGCCCAAATCTCTAAAGTCAAATAA
- the lpxD gene encoding UDP-3-O-(3-hydroxymyristoyl)glucosamine N-acyltransferase yields the protein MKFKAQQIADILEGTVDGDPNIEVHKLSKIEEGSAGSLSFLSNPKYNSYLYSTKASAVIVNQDFQAENEVSSTLIRVKDSYKAFSKLLEFYQAAKLNKNGIEQPSFIHDSASHLDGFYLGAFSYIAENVKIGKNVKIFSNVHISENVSIGDNCVIYSGAKIMSESIIGNQVIINSGCVIGADGFGFSPNEDGSYSKVPQIGNVIIEDNVDIGALTTIDRATLGSTVIRKGVKLDNQIQVAHNVEIGENTVIASQTGIAGSSKIGKNCRIGGQVGIAGHLTIGDNVGIQAQSGIGKNIKSGSNIQGSPAFEYGDWNRSYVNFKNLPKLEKRITQLEKNHA from the coding sequence ATGAAATTCAAAGCGCAACAAATTGCTGATATCCTCGAGGGCACCGTAGATGGTGACCCAAATATTGAGGTTCACAAATTGTCAAAAATAGAAGAAGGATCTGCGGGTAGCTTAAGCTTTTTGTCAAATCCTAAGTATAACTCGTATCTATACTCTACTAAGGCTTCTGCAGTGATAGTAAATCAAGATTTTCAAGCAGAAAATGAAGTTTCATCAACTCTTATAAGAGTTAAGGATTCCTACAAAGCTTTTTCAAAATTACTGGAATTTTACCAAGCTGCAAAACTCAATAAAAATGGTATTGAGCAGCCTAGCTTTATACATGATAGCGCCAGTCATCTTGATGGTTTCTACTTGGGCGCATTTAGCTACATAGCTGAGAATGTGAAAATTGGTAAAAACGTAAAGATATTTTCTAACGTTCACATCTCAGAAAATGTAAGTATAGGTGACAATTGCGTGATTTACTCTGGTGCAAAAATTATGTCTGAGTCTATCATAGGGAATCAGGTGATAATTAACTCTGGTTGTGTCATAGGTGCAGACGGTTTTGGATTTTCACCCAATGAGGATGGAAGTTATTCCAAAGTTCCACAGATAGGCAATGTCATCATTGAAGACAATGTTGACATTGGTGCTTTAACAACTATCGATAGAGCTACCTTAGGTAGTACGGTTATAAGGAAAGGTGTGAAGTTGGATAACCAGATTCAGGTGGCGCATAACGTAGAGATTGGTGAGAACACCGTTATTGCATCGCAAACTGGAATCGCGGGCAGCAGTAAAATAGGCAAGAATTGTAGAATAGGTGGACAAGTAGGAATTGCCGGTCACCTTACTATAGGTGATAATGTAGGTATACAAGCCCAATCAGGAATAGGTAAAAACATCAAATCAGGTTCCAACATTCAAGGATCACCTGCGTTTGAATATGGAGACTGGAATAGATCTTATGTCAATTTCAAAAACCTCCCGAAACTAGAAAAGAGAATTACACAGTTAGAGAAAAATCACGCATAA
- a CDS encoding HD domain-containing protein produces the protein MKQQNKLKILNDPIYGFISVPNNEIFELIEHPYFQRLRRITQMGLSYLVYPGANHTRFHHAIGCMHLMQKAVQVLRSKSVSISEVEENALYKAILLHDLGHGPFSHALENLIVPGRHHEELSLLFMEDLNRQFNGSLTTAIQIFKGEYDRPFMLELVSSQLDMDRLDYLRRDSFYTGVAEGNINSQRLIAMLNVKDDRLVVEEKALYSVESFLSNRRLMYWQVYLHKTGIGAEHLLQSVFKRIAELIQRDVVVEIPQTLRYFLKNDTNATKDLLEAFAMIDDSDVIQLLKINMSSSDFVLSELCKMIINRQLLKIKIVDKPVSTNKLKSKIEKLKKSYNLTSEEAGYFIFNGTISVSAYAKANPILILNKKGKLEELTDATNEQSFEALTKVVTKYYYCYPKIQD, from the coding sequence TTGAAACAGCAGAACAAACTTAAAATATTAAACGATCCTATCTATGGATTTATTTCCGTCCCCAACAACGAGATATTTGAGTTAATTGAGCACCCTTACTTTCAAAGGCTGCGTCGCATTACCCAGATGGGTCTAAGTTATCTGGTATATCCTGGAGCCAACCATACTAGATTTCACCATGCAATAGGTTGTATGCATCTTATGCAAAAAGCGGTTCAAGTGCTTAGATCAAAGTCGGTTAGCATCAGTGAAGTAGAAGAAAACGCATTATATAAAGCCATATTATTGCACGATTTAGGTCATGGTCCATTTTCCCACGCGTTGGAGAATTTGATCGTACCTGGAAGACATCATGAGGAGTTATCGTTGCTTTTTATGGAGGATCTCAACCGTCAGTTTAACGGAAGTTTAACCACTGCCATCCAAATATTCAAAGGTGAGTACGACAGGCCATTCATGCTAGAATTGGTATCGAGTCAGCTGGATATGGACCGGCTGGATTATTTGAGAAGGGACAGCTTTTATACGGGTGTTGCAGAAGGTAATATCAATAGCCAGCGACTTATTGCCATGCTCAATGTCAAGGACGATAGACTGGTGGTGGAGGAAAAAGCACTGTACAGTGTAGAGAGTTTTTTATCCAATCGCAGATTGATGTACTGGCAAGTCTACCTGCACAAGACAGGCATAGGCGCAGAACACCTGCTTCAAAGTGTCTTCAAGCGCATTGCAGAACTCATACAGCGAGATGTCGTTGTAGAAATACCACAAACCCTTCGTTATTTTTTGAAAAATGACACCAATGCTACTAAAGACTTACTGGAAGCTTTTGCCATGATTGATGACAGCGACGTCATCCAGTTACTCAAAATAAACATGAGTTCTTCAGATTTCGTTCTTAGCGAGTTATGCAAAATGATCATCAATAGGCAGTTGTTGAAAATCAAGATTGTCGATAAGCCTGTCTCCACCAACAAATTGAAAAGTAAAATCGAGAAGCTCAAAAAATCCTACAACCTCACGAGTGAAGAGGCTGGCTATTTCATATTTAATGGGACTATTAGTGTTTCCGCTTACGCGAAAGCGAATCCTATTCTAATCCTCAACAAAAAAGGAAAGTTAGAGGAATTAACTGACGCTACTAACGAGCAGAGTTTTGAGGCCTTAACCAAAGTAGTGACCAAATATTACTATTGCTATCCAAAGATTCAAGATTGA
- the porX gene encoding T9SS response regulator signal transducer PorX: protein MTTIKILWVDDEVDLLKPHIIFLKNKGYEVDTRVSGTEALEAIEEELYDIVLLDENMPGLTGLETLHEIKEKQANLPVIMITKSEEEYIMEEAIGSKIADYLIKPVNPNQILLSLKKNLDHSRLVNAKTTSDYQREFRKIAMDLSMINSYEEWTQMYQRLLFWELELENVDDSGMFEILTAQKTEANQQFCKFIDKNYKQWFEDEEDAPVLSHQLFKKRVVPLLQEKEPVLFVVVDNMRYDQFKMFENIINNNYKKVQEETYCSILPTATQYARNAIFSGLMPADMEKRHPNYWLNDTDDGGKNMHENDFLEAQLKRLGLNIKHQYHKITNEQNGRKLAESFKTQKDNDLTVIVYNFVDMLSHSKTEMEVIKDLASTDKSYRSLTVSWFKNSPLLEMIQRGAELGMKLVLTTDHGTINVTTPSKVIGDKNTSLNLRYKTGRSLSYEDKDVIAATDPSTIGLPKINMSSSFIFAKGDLFFAYPNNYNHYVSYYRNTYQHGGVSLEEMLIPFAVFNPR, encoded by the coding sequence ATGACGACGATCAAAATACTATGGGTAGATGACGAGGTAGATCTTTTAAAACCTCACATCATATTTCTTAAAAACAAAGGATATGAAGTGGATACAAGAGTATCTGGAACTGAGGCACTGGAAGCTATTGAAGAAGAATTGTATGACATTGTCCTTCTAGACGAGAATATGCCAGGATTGACCGGTCTTGAAACCTTGCACGAGATCAAAGAAAAACAAGCCAATCTTCCCGTGATCATGATCACTAAAAGCGAAGAAGAATACATTATGGAAGAGGCCATAGGTTCCAAGATTGCTGATTACCTTATTAAACCCGTGAACCCAAACCAGATCCTATTATCTCTAAAAAAGAATTTGGACCACTCTAGATTGGTCAATGCAAAGACCACGTCAGATTACCAGCGCGAATTTCGCAAGATCGCTATGGATTTGTCGATGATCAATAGCTATGAAGAGTGGACGCAAATGTATCAGCGATTGCTTTTTTGGGAACTCGAACTCGAGAATGTAGACGATTCAGGGATGTTTGAGATCCTAACAGCTCAAAAGACAGAAGCCAATCAACAGTTTTGCAAATTTATTGACAAAAACTACAAGCAATGGTTTGAAGATGAAGAGGACGCGCCGGTTTTAAGCCATCAACTCTTTAAAAAAAGAGTTGTTCCTCTATTACAGGAAAAAGAACCAGTTCTGTTTGTGGTCGTAGATAACATGAGGTATGATCAATTCAAGATGTTTGAGAATATCATCAACAATAATTATAAAAAAGTCCAGGAGGAAACTTACTGCTCCATCCTTCCTACGGCGACTCAATACGCTCGCAACGCCATATTTTCTGGATTAATGCCTGCGGACATGGAAAAGAGGCATCCCAACTATTGGCTTAACGATACAGACGATGGTGGGAAAAATATGCATGAAAACGATTTTCTTGAAGCACAACTCAAGCGATTGGGTCTTAACATTAAGCATCAATACCATAAGATCACTAATGAACAAAATGGACGCAAACTAGCCGAAAGCTTCAAAACTCAAAAAGATAACGACCTAACGGTCATCGTATATAATTTTGTCGACATGCTTTCCCACTCAAAAACAGAGATGGAAGTAATTAAGGATCTCGCCAGTACAGATAAGTCCTATCGATCACTTACTGTGAGCTGGTTCAAGAATTCGCCATTACTAGAGATGATCCAGCGTGGTGCAGAGTTGGGAATGAAACTCGTACTAACCACAGATCACGGTACTATCAATGTCACCACGCCCAGCAAAGTCATAGGCGATAAAAACACAAGTCTCAATTTAAGGTATAAAACCGGTCGCAGTTTATCTTATGAAGATAAGGATGTGATAGCAGCAACAGACCCATCAACCATAGGTCTCCCTAAAATTAATATGAGCAGCAGCTTCATATTTGCAAAAGGTGACCTATTCTTTGCCTATCCCAACAATTACAACCATTATGTAAGTTATTATAGGAACACGTATCAGCATGGTGGAGTTTCCCTTGAAGAGATGTTGATACCCTTTGCCGTCTTCAATCCTCGATAA
- the tsaE gene encoding tRNA (adenosine(37)-N6)-threonylcarbamoyltransferase complex ATPase subunit type 1 TsaE: MEYQLKDIDKAASHIIASAKSDNLLFEAPMGSGKTTLITAICKQLGVTEAISSPTYNIVNEYSGTDKDIYHFDLYRINTIDELHDIGVEEYFDSTSLRLIEWPSLIVPIISDFQFVKIKIIDSTSRIVNISDVVRR, translated from the coding sequence ATGGAATACCAACTTAAAGACATCGATAAGGCTGCCTCTCATATTATCGCTTCTGCGAAAAGTGATAACCTCCTATTTGAAGCTCCCATGGGATCTGGTAAGACCACTCTAATTACAGCGATCTGTAAACAACTAGGCGTGACCGAAGCCATTTCTTCTCCTACCTATAATATAGTCAATGAGTATAGTGGGACGGACAAAGACATCTATCACTTTGACCTGTACAGAATCAATACTATCGACGAACTACACGATATTGGTGTCGAGGAATATTTTGATTCAACTTCCTTGAGACTGATTGAATGGCCATCTCTAATTGTTCCAATTATTTCTGATTTCCAGTTTGTTAAAATTAAAATAATTGACAGCACATCGAGAATTGTAAATATCAGCGATGTAGTTCGTCGATAA
- a CDS encoding alanine dehydrogenase codes for MSHILNPFTKDQLIPQEERLEIQRTKKELFIGIPKEDQQVEKRICLTPDAVAALTAHGHRIIIEKGAGLGSSFTDNEYLNSGAELTSDTKKVFSCPTILKVAPPSMEEIKMIKPQTVLISALQLKTRNKEYFEKLAAKKITALAFEFIQDDDGHYIATAALSEISGVASVLIASELLSSGPNRTGQLFGNITGVPPVDVVIMGAGTVGEFAIRTALGLGANVKVFDNSISNLRKVKDNVSQSIFTSTLQPKYLSKALRRCDVVIAALSGKNRAPVVVSQTMVENMKIGSVIIDVSIDMGGCFETSELTTHENPTFVKYGVTHYCVPNLPSRYSKTASISLSNIFTPYILNIADDGGIEHSIRMDKGLKNGIYMYHGINTNKSVGEWYNLPCSDVNLLIF; via the coding sequence ATGAGTCACATTCTCAATCCATTTACTAAAGATCAGTTGATTCCTCAAGAGGAACGTCTAGAGATTCAACGCACTAAAAAGGAGCTTTTTATTGGGATTCCCAAAGAAGACCAACAGGTTGAAAAACGAATTTGCCTCACGCCAGACGCGGTTGCGGCACTCACGGCACATGGACATCGCATCATCATTGAAAAAGGAGCTGGTTTAGGAAGCAGCTTTACTGATAACGAATATCTAAATTCTGGTGCAGAGCTTACTTCAGACACTAAAAAAGTCTTCTCCTGCCCTACTATTCTAAAGGTGGCACCACCTTCAATGGAGGAAATCAAAATGATCAAACCTCAAACCGTTTTGATCAGCGCTCTTCAGCTTAAAACAAGAAATAAAGAGTATTTTGAAAAACTTGCTGCCAAAAAAATAACCGCACTTGCGTTTGAATTTATTCAAGATGATGATGGTCACTATATAGCAACTGCGGCTTTAAGCGAAATTTCAGGTGTAGCTTCTGTTCTTATCGCCTCAGAATTATTGAGTAGCGGCCCTAATCGTACTGGGCAATTGTTCGGTAATATTACAGGAGTACCACCAGTTGATGTGGTAATCATGGGTGCAGGAACCGTAGGCGAGTTTGCCATAAGAACTGCCTTGGGTCTTGGGGCCAATGTAAAAGTCTTTGACAACTCTATTTCTAACTTAAGAAAAGTCAAAGACAACGTTAGCCAATCCATTTTTACAAGTACTCTTCAACCCAAATATCTCTCCAAAGCTTTGCGACGTTGTGATGTGGTCATAGCAGCACTGTCAGGGAAAAACCGCGCACCTGTGGTAGTATCCCAAACCATGGTAGAGAACATGAAAATTGGTTCTGTCATTATTGATGTAAGTATTGACATGGGCGGTTGTTTTGAGACGAGCGAACTCACAACGCATGAAAATCCAACTTTTGTAAAGTACGGCGTGACGCATTATTGCGTTCCCAATTTGCCATCACGATATTCTAAAACCGCATCCATCTCATTGAGCAACATTTTTACTCCTTATATATTAAATATCGCAGATGATGGCGGTATTGAACATTCCATAAGAATGGATAAAGGACTTAAAAATGGTATTTACATGTATCATGGTATTAATACCAACAAATCAGTTGGTGAGTGGTATAACTTACCTTGTAGCGATGTAAATTTGCTTATCTTTTAA
- a CDS encoding DUF4258 domain-containing protein — protein sequence MNFIKRLGFYMGGFAIGLVFLVFFLSGKRAQCNWFPEDRVIADINKKNSVRFSPEFRELLANKEIDTTSVIMILKYGDVDFSKSNTDTIPCNRYYINGRQELAKTALIVTNCDRYVRVEKLVIEKD from the coding sequence ATGAATTTTATCAAACGTCTAGGTTTTTACATGGGCGGTTTTGCCATAGGCCTCGTATTTCTTGTATTCTTTTTAAGCGGTAAACGTGCGCAGTGCAACTGGTTTCCAGAAGATCGGGTCATTGCAGATATTAATAAAAAGAATTCAGTAAGATTCTCACCAGAATTTAGAGAACTGCTGGCTAATAAAGAGATTGACACCACCAGCGTCATCATGATCCTCAAATATGGCGATGTTGATTTCTCAAAATCCAATACAGACACTATTCCATGTAATCGTTATTACATCAATGGCCGCCAAGAGTTGGCCAAAACTGCCTTGATCGTCACCAATTGCGATCGTTATGTACGCGTTGAGAAACTGGTTATAGAAAAGGATTAG